One genomic window of Thermococcus indicus includes the following:
- the gcvH gene encoding glycine cleavage system protein GcvH codes for MIEVGEYRVKEGLYYTKDHEWVQVLEDGTVLVGISDYAQKELGDLAYVELPDVGSELSKGDVLCELESVKAVSEVYAPVGGEVVEVNEELEDSPEVLNEDPYENWIVKLKPSNLDEELKELMDAKAYAEYLESL; via the coding sequence ATGATTGAAGTCGGAGAATACAGGGTTAAGGAGGGCCTTTACTACACGAAGGACCACGAGTGGGTCCAGGTTCTTGAGGACGGGACCGTTCTCGTCGGAATAAGCGACTACGCCCAGAAGGAGCTCGGCGACCTGGCCTACGTCGAGCTTCCGGACGTCGGCTCCGAGCTCAGCAAGGGCGACGTTCTCTGCGAGCTTGAGAGCGTCAAGGCCGTTTCCGAGGTCTATGCCCCGGTGGGCGGCGAGGTCGTTGAGGTCAACGAGGAGCTCGAGGACAGCCCCGAGGTTCTTAACGAGGACCCCTACGAGAACTGGATAGTCAAGCTCAAGCCGAGCAACCTCGACGAGGAGCTCAAAGAGCTTATGGACGCCAAGGCCTACGCCGAGTACCTTGAGAGCCTCTGA
- the gltA gene encoding NADPH-dependent glutamate synthase, which translates to MAVKRKIIKERVPTPEMPAEERIKSFAEVNLGYTFELAVKEAERCLQCPYNYAPCIKGCPVHIDIPGFISKLVQYRDDPDKAVKEALNVIWACNSLPATTGRVCPQEDQCEMNCVMGKVGDKINIGKLERFVADYAREKGIDEELLFEIIPKIEKKGQSVAIIGAGPAGLTAAGELAKLGYDVTIYEALHEAGGVLMYGIPEFRLPKSIVESEIDKLRKLGVKILTDHVVGRTVTIEELLEEYDAVFIGSGAGTPRLINAPGINLNGIYTANEFLTRVNLMKAYLFPEYDTPVKVGKRVVVIGAGNTAMDAARSARRFGAEVTIAYRRGPEDVSARVEEVHHAKEEGIKFEFYINPVEFIGDENGKVKAVKFEKMKALDERDSRGKRKIVGTGEYVTLEADTVIIAIGKHPNRLIVNTPGLKVERGRIVVDENLMTSIPGVFAGGDAIRGEATVILAMGDGRMAAKAIHEYLTKKRENRNA; encoded by the coding sequence ATGGCGGTTAAAAGGAAGATCATCAAGGAGCGCGTTCCAACGCCGGAGATGCCGGCGGAGGAGCGTATTAAGAGCTTCGCGGAGGTTAACCTCGGTTACACCTTCGAGCTTGCCGTTAAGGAGGCCGAGCGCTGCCTCCAGTGCCCCTACAACTACGCACCCTGTATAAAGGGCTGTCCGGTTCACATCGACATTCCGGGCTTCATAAGCAAGCTCGTCCAGTACCGCGACGATCCTGACAAGGCCGTTAAGGAGGCCCTCAACGTTATCTGGGCCTGCAACTCCCTTCCCGCCACCACCGGAAGGGTCTGCCCGCAGGAAGACCAGTGTGAGATGAACTGTGTCATGGGCAAGGTCGGTGACAAGATAAACATCGGCAAGCTCGAGCGCTTCGTTGCCGACTACGCCCGCGAGAAGGGCATAGACGAGGAGCTCCTCTTCGAGATAATCCCGAAGATCGAGAAGAAGGGCCAGAGCGTGGCCATCATCGGAGCCGGGCCGGCAGGACTCACCGCCGCCGGCGAGCTCGCCAAGCTCGGTTACGACGTTACCATCTACGAGGCCCTCCACGAGGCGGGCGGAGTGCTCATGTACGGCATCCCCGAGTTCAGGCTGCCCAAGAGCATCGTCGAGAGCGAGATTGACAAGCTCAGGAAGCTCGGTGTTAAGATACTCACCGACCACGTCGTTGGAAGAACCGTCACCATCGAGGAGCTCCTGGAGGAGTACGACGCCGTCTTCATAGGCTCCGGTGCGGGAACCCCGAGGCTCATCAACGCTCCTGGAATAAACCTCAACGGAATCTACACCGCCAACGAGTTCCTCACGCGCGTGAACCTCATGAAGGCCTACCTGTTCCCCGAGTACGACACCCCCGTCAAGGTCGGGAAGCGCGTTGTAGTCATCGGTGCCGGAAACACCGCCATGGACGCCGCGAGGAGCGCGAGGCGCTTCGGTGCCGAGGTTACAATCGCCTACCGCCGCGGCCCGGAGGACGTCTCCGCCAGGGTTGAGGAGGTCCACCACGCCAAGGAAGAGGGCATAAAGTTCGAGTTCTACATCAACCCGGTGGAGTTCATCGGCGATGAGAACGGCAAGGTTAAGGCGGTTAAGTTCGAGAAGATGAAGGCCCTCGACGAGAGGGACAGCAGGGGCAAGAGGAAGATAGTCGGAACCGGCGAGTACGTGACCCTCGAAGCCGACACCGTCATCATAGCAATCGGAAAGCACCCCAACAGGCTCATCGTCAACACGCCGGGCCTCAAGGTCGAGCGCGGAAGGATAGTCGTTGACGAGAACCTCATGACCAGCATCCCAGGCGTCTTCGCCGGCGGAGACGCGATAAGGGGAGAGGCAACGGTTATCCTCGCCATGGGGGACGGAAGGATGGCCGCAAAGGCCATACACGAGTACCTCACGAAGAAGAGGGAAAACAGGAACGCGTGA
- a CDS encoding AAA family ATPase — translation MVVVYFDIRPKRKREDLYNREEELKEFEKSLKSGNPLTVITGIRRLGKTSLLVVGLNELAVPYVLVDFRGVNPNSRMDVYKRIESSINEFFRENRNLWEEIKTELKNIVGLRVLSLGVSFSWREERTDLIALFRELEKYDVVLAFDEVQYLRGPVGSEFAGLIAHLYDYSDLRMVMTGSEVGLLHDYLGADDPKAPLYGRYFHEISLQRFTPEQSRDFLYKGFEQVGLAPKEELISLAVERLDGIVGWLVLFGRKAMEKGLSEKLIDDVFDEAKALAMDEFENFLSKRPAARNRYIEIMRAIAEGKRTWEEIKEHLERKEGKSVADSVLARLLKALVDSSFLEKVKEGRNVRYRIPDPIFEACFKEK, via the coding sequence GTGGTAGTTGTGTACTTTGACATCAGACCGAAGAGGAAGCGCGAGGATTTGTACAACCGAGAAGAGGAGCTGAAGGAGTTCGAGAAGTCCTTAAAGTCTGGTAATCCCCTAACGGTTATCACTGGTATAAGACGGCTTGGAAAAACTTCCCTTCTTGTGGTGGGCCTCAATGAGCTCGCCGTCCCCTACGTTCTCGTAGATTTCAGAGGTGTAAACCCCAACTCCCGCATGGACGTTTACAAAAGAATAGAAAGCTCCATCAATGAATTCTTCCGCGAAAACCGTAACCTCTGGGAGGAGATTAAAACCGAACTCAAAAACATAGTCGGTCTTCGGGTTCTTAGCCTTGGGGTGAGCTTTTCCTGGAGAGAGGAGAGAACAGACCTCATTGCGCTCTTCCGTGAGCTGGAAAAGTACGACGTCGTCCTGGCGTTTGATGAGGTCCAGTACCTCCGCGGGCCGGTTGGGAGCGAGTTTGCCGGTTTAATCGCCCACCTCTATGATTACTCCGACCTCAGAATGGTCATGACGGGTTCGGAGGTTGGCCTGCTTCATGACTATCTGGGAGCTGATGACCCCAAGGCTCCCCTCTACGGCAGGTACTTCCACGAGATTTCCCTACAAAGATTCACACCCGAACAGAGCAGGGATTTTCTCTATAAGGGCTTTGAACAGGTTGGATTGGCACCCAAAGAGGAGCTCATAAGTCTGGCAGTTGAGAGACTCGATGGAATAGTGGGCTGGCTCGTTCTCTTCGGCAGGAAGGCTATGGAAAAGGGGCTCTCCGAGAAGCTCATTGACGATGTTTTCGACGAGGCGAAGGCCCTTGCCATGGATGAATTCGAGAACTTTCTCTCAAAGAGGCCTGCCGCGAGAAATAGATACATCGAGATAATGAGGGCTATCGCCGAGGGCAAGAGAACATGGGAGGAAATAAAGGAGCACCTTGAGAGAAAGGAGGGAAAAAGTGTAGCGGACAGTGTACTGGCAAGGCTTTTAAAGGCTCTCGTTGATTCATCGTTCCTTGAGAAAGTTAAAGAGGGCAGAAACGTCCGCTATCGCATTCCCGACCCCATATTTGAGGCGTGCTTTAAAGAGAAATAA
- a CDS encoding signal recognition particle protein Srp19: MRKFVVWPSELDARLSRRYGRAVGREFAVDKPGIHEIADAALALGMKVVELDEGKLNPRLAALDDEYRLRGMLRIESRHPKGKSLRMLGQKIREIRKTQARSQGKKKRKSGKKKR; encoded by the coding sequence ATGAGAAAGTTCGTGGTGTGGCCCAGCGAGCTCGATGCAAGGCTCAGCAGGCGCTACGGAAGGGCCGTGGGCAGGGAGTTCGCCGTCGATAAGCCAGGGATACATGAGATAGCCGATGCCGCGCTGGCCCTCGGGATGAAGGTAGTGGAGCTCGATGAGGGGAAACTCAACCCCCGGCTGGCCGCTCTCGACGATGAGTACAGGCTCAGGGGAATGCTCCGAATCGAGAGCAGGCATCCGAAGGGCAAATCCCTGAGGATGCTCGGACAGAAGATCAGGGAAATCAGAAAGACCCAGGCCAGGTCCCAGGGCAAGAAGAAACGCAAATCCGGGAAGAAAAAGAGGTGA
- a CDS encoding Na+/H+ antiporter subunit E, giving the protein MSRVPFYLKERLERLNERVLHETSGTSGLPPWERVALTWLALMAFWVVITSSVEPRDLIAGAAVTLLVSLFMRDLLTGDVRRSGHVVEKILYFTLIYLPQYLVIMAFRLLESNLKVAKNVIFMDINPGIVKIRTDLHSDTGVTILANSITLTPGTLTLDVKKKLDETYLYVHWIDLETLNREKAGEKIKGDIEEWLKKVFW; this is encoded by the coding sequence ATGAGCCGCGTCCCCTTCTACCTAAAGGAGAGGCTTGAGAGACTGAACGAGAGGGTTCTCCACGAAACCTCGGGGACGTCCGGCCTGCCGCCCTGGGAAAGGGTGGCCCTGACCTGGCTCGCCCTGATGGCGTTCTGGGTCGTCATAACCTCCAGCGTGGAGCCGAGGGACCTCATCGCCGGAGCCGCCGTTACCCTCCTTGTGTCGCTCTTCATGCGCGACCTCCTGACCGGGGACGTGAGAAGGAGCGGCCACGTAGTCGAGAAAATCCTCTACTTCACCCTCATCTACCTGCCCCAGTACCTGGTGATAATGGCCTTCCGCCTGCTGGAGAGCAACCTGAAGGTTGCAAAGAACGTTATTTTCATGGACATCAACCCGGGAATAGTCAAGATAAGGACCGATCTCCACTCTGACACCGGCGTGACTATACTCGCGAACTCCATAACCCTGACGCCCGGCACACTTACACTGGACGTTAAGAAAAAGCTCGACGAGACCTACCTCTACGTTCACTGGATAGACCTGGAAACCCTCAACCGGGAGAAGGCCGGGGAAAAGATAAAGGGGGACATAGAGGAATGGCTCAAGAAGGTCTTCTGGTGA
- a CDS encoding DUF7132 family protein → MKVLKEWDVKVKLVRTKRGAVLHMIELEPGHFYLEQNPLKDSKYGVAYRKIKENFPEFYMFWEIKNNRYTGKLLAGAILEKKEIDEFVTLLAKTEDFKKFEEILEEIEEMEEE, encoded by the coding sequence ATGAAGGTTCTCAAGGAGTGGGATGTGAAGGTAAAGCTCGTAAGGACGAAGAGGGGCGCTGTTCTGCACATGATCGAGCTTGAGCCGGGCCATTTCTACCTCGAGCAGAACCCACTTAAGGACTCGAAATACGGTGTCGCCTACAGGAAGATAAAGGAGAACTTCCCGGAGTTCTACATGTTCTGGGAGATAAAGAACAACCGCTATACCGGCAAGCTCCTCGCCGGAGCGATCTTGGAGAAGAAGGAGATAGACGAGTTCGTCACCCTGCTCGCTAAGACGGAGGACTTCAAGAAGTTTGAGGAGATCCTCGAGGAAATCGAGGAGATGGAGGAGGAGTGA
- a CDS encoding sulfide/dihydroorotate dehydrogenase-like FAD/NAD-binding protein codes for MRNIWYRIHAPHVAKKVQPGQFVIVRAFKNGERIPLTPVMWDRDEGWIVLITFIRGRTTMRMANELKPGDEILNIAGPLGNPAEMEKFGKILAIGAYTGIVEVYPIAKAWQELGNEVTTLHVTFEPMVVLKDELEEAVGRHILETVPIDPNLDFPTNMKNVTKRLTEKVRELLEKEEYDMVFMVGPAGDQRAVFNVVKEFGIPMKSDLHPIMVDGTGMCGACRVTVGGEVKFACIDGPEFDAYQVNWDELIARSGYYTDMEQRAMQEYMKALQGGEQ; via the coding sequence ATGCGCAACATCTGGTACAGGATCCACGCGCCCCACGTGGCGAAGAAGGTCCAGCCGGGACAGTTCGTCATAGTCAGGGCCTTCAAAAACGGGGAGAGGATCCCGCTCACACCCGTCATGTGGGACAGGGATGAGGGCTGGATTGTGCTCATAACGTTCATCAGGGGAAGGACCACCATGAGGATGGCCAACGAGCTGAAGCCGGGCGATGAGATACTGAACATCGCCGGCCCGCTCGGAAACCCGGCCGAGATGGAGAAGTTCGGAAAGATACTCGCCATCGGTGCTTACACCGGAATAGTCGAGGTTTACCCCATAGCCAAGGCCTGGCAGGAGCTCGGGAACGAGGTAACCACGCTCCACGTCACCTTCGAGCCGATGGTCGTCCTCAAGGACGAGCTCGAGGAAGCCGTCGGCAGGCACATCCTTGAGACCGTCCCGATCGACCCGAACCTCGACTTCCCGACCAACATGAAGAACGTCACCAAGAGGCTGACCGAGAAGGTCAGGGAACTCCTCGAGAAGGAGGAGTACGACATGGTCTTCATGGTCGGCCCCGCCGGAGACCAGAGGGCCGTTTTCAACGTAGTCAAGGAGTTCGGCATCCCCATGAAGTCCGACCTCCATCCGATAATGGTGGATGGAACCGGAATGTGCGGCGCCTGCCGTGTCACCGTCGGCGGCGAGGTTAAGTTCGCCTGCATAGACGGGCCGGAGTTCGACGCGTACCAGGTGAATTGGGACGAACTCATCGCAAGGAGCGGCTACTACACGGATATGGAGCAGAGGGCCATGCAGGAGTACATGAAGGCCCTCCAGGGGGGTGAGCAGTAA
- a CDS encoding DUF257 family protein has protein sequence MDTPIFEKYLFGKANRGDVILLEYDPTYPVEEFSWGVLMPALLERDGVVVADFFGIGGILFRNYIRKVSGREYSRVIELIKKIKVVKIGPGSASYGDVIGEVVPAYDSHTFLKNYYAIVSRMSHSPTKPEYFVTFGLGHYIHFGGDEAIKAILTGISTIPLEDWVGIHFINTGVLRGEHLAILEEIASMVFCVSRDGLKVKKEGGAIDQGRG, from the coding sequence ATGGACACCCCCATCTTCGAGAAGTACCTCTTTGGCAAGGCCAATCGGGGAGACGTTATTCTGCTCGAGTACGACCCCACGTATCCTGTGGAGGAATTCTCGTGGGGAGTCCTCATGCCAGCGCTCCTTGAGAGAGACGGGGTCGTCGTGGCGGATTTCTTCGGCATTGGAGGGATTCTCTTCAGGAACTACATCCGGAAGGTTTCCGGGAGGGAGTACTCGAGGGTAATAGAACTCATTAAAAAAATAAAGGTCGTGAAGATCGGCCCCGGCTCCGCCAGCTACGGCGATGTCATCGGGGAGGTGGTTCCGGCCTACGATTCGCACACGTTCCTGAAGAACTACTACGCCATCGTCAGCAGGATGAGTCATTCCCCCACAAAGCCGGAGTACTTCGTCACCTTCGGGCTCGGCCACTACATACACTTCGGTGGGGACGAGGCGATAAAGGCCATACTAACCGGCATCAGCACGATACCCCTGGAGGACTGGGTGGGGATACACTTTATAAACACGGGCGTTCTGAGAGGTGAACACCTCGCGATACTCGAGGAGATCGCCTCGATGGTGTTTTGCGTATCACGGGACGGTCTGAAAGTAAAAAAGGAAGGTGGAGCGATTGATCAGGGAAGGGGATAA
- a CDS encoding Lrp/AsnC family transcriptional regulator, protein MVRSYVLLTVEIGKVESVIEALKQIPGVTKADAVTGPYDAIVHIEAKDLGELTRKILHDIHNIDGVIDTTTAIVVEMEEEE, encoded by the coding sequence ATGGTTAGGTCGTACGTTTTACTGACCGTTGAGATTGGAAAAGTTGAGAGCGTCATAGAGGCGCTCAAACAGATTCCGGGCGTTACCAAGGCCGACGCCGTCACCGGCCCCTACGACGCTATAGTCCACATCGAGGCGAAGGACCTCGGCGAGCTCACCAGGAAGATACTCCACGACATACACAACATCGACGGCGTTATCGATACCACTACCGCCATAGTCGTAGAAATGGAAGAAGAGGAGTGA
- a CDS encoding CGP-CTERM sorting domain-containing protein produces MRRKMYFLMAVFLAVLVAGAVSAEPQYWTVKVKGTPEDQWYISQTFEPTDMVINDGFVLVGTHDSGTKAKPWIVKLDENYNPEWGVLIGKLGGGTGGYVSVTEDEEGNVYALGKGFSNVKYSIPPMILTKFSQDGKVVWMSGYGNMAISPSLIRNVNGNLAVLGGIGLSYSHLRPGVMMLDRDGNVLWAKTYESESEIVTFTDNTGIAFAAPSKLAASYVGDGFVLGADFFKLGLAGLILVDLDGNVVASKGYKFDFGFDYAYAYPTGVVKVGDFYYALFAVSVSEYSSEEKTVLVKLDEKLDPIWAKLYYNDVFEVEPRGIVASGGRAVLLTSQGIVGVDENGNVEWTEGIVSSGYNSRRGWVSDGTLYIPTQGGFSGIDLTNRPNVDGREIMAKDAGVKATDVELEARDADIKEEKVEYQAIGVKVSSSVEVIYPKEVPKVGGHEYRVEEMITSSGGSGTLQDMDSEFETSCDYLDAKIKVNGSWREGIVVKCNFKTDYPGQVTVVGTVAEDSARGNLILPEDAEAVEDSYSSFKFTMTGSKNLTFALLGSYDKEWISTNVYFRAYAHYEEEKTRTETSSQKSPTSTETGGANKEKSDKGSGGICGPGVFALLALLPIIALRRRL; encoded by the coding sequence ATGAGAAGAAAGATGTACTTTCTAATGGCTGTGTTCCTGGCAGTTCTTGTTGCCGGGGCCGTCTCAGCGGAGCCACAGTACTGGACCGTCAAAGTCAAGGGAACACCGGAGGACCAATGGTACATCTCGCAGACGTTTGAGCCGACGGACATGGTAATCAACGACGGCTTCGTCCTCGTAGGAACCCACGATTCCGGGACAAAGGCAAAACCCTGGATAGTGAAGCTCGACGAGAACTACAATCCCGAATGGGGCGTTCTGATAGGGAAACTAGGCGGCGGAACTGGAGGCTACGTCTCGGTTACCGAAGACGAGGAAGGCAACGTCTACGCCCTCGGAAAGGGGTTCAGCAACGTGAAATATTCAATACCGCCGATGATTTTGACAAAGTTCTCGCAGGATGGAAAGGTCGTCTGGATGAGCGGCTACGGCAACATGGCAATATCGCCTTCCCTTATCAGAAACGTCAACGGCAACCTCGCGGTGCTGGGAGGCATCGGATTGTCCTATTCCCATCTGCGTCCGGGAGTTATGATGCTGGACAGGGACGGCAACGTTCTGTGGGCCAAGACCTACGAGAGTGAGTCCGAGATTGTAACATTCACCGACAACACAGGAATAGCTTTTGCGGCCCCGTCAAAGCTTGCCGCTTCTTACGTAGGGGATGGGTTTGTTCTGGGGGCAGATTTCTTTAAACTGGGCCTCGCCGGACTCATACTGGTTGACCTCGACGGCAACGTCGTGGCATCCAAGGGCTACAAGTTCGACTTTGGCTTTGACTACGCTTATGCATACCCGACGGGAGTCGTCAAGGTGGGGGACTTCTACTACGCGTTATTTGCCGTCTCCGTTAGTGAGTACAGCTCCGAGGAAAAGACCGTGCTCGTTAAGCTCGACGAGAAGCTTGACCCGATATGGGCAAAGCTCTACTACAATGACGTATTCGAGGTGGAACCGAGGGGAATCGTTGCCAGCGGCGGTAGGGCTGTTCTCCTGACGAGCCAGGGAATCGTTGGCGTGGATGAAAACGGGAACGTTGAGTGGACTGAGGGCATCGTATCCTCCGGCTACAACTCAAGGAGGGGCTGGGTAAGTGACGGAACCCTCTACATTCCTACCCAGGGTGGCTTCTCCGGAATAGACTTGACAAACCGCCCCAACGTTGATGGCAGGGAAATCATGGCCAAGGACGCCGGCGTAAAGGCAACTGACGTGGAGTTGGAGGCAAGAGATGCCGACATCAAGGAAGAGAAGGTGGAGTATCAGGCAATAGGCGTCAAGGTGTCTTCCTCAGTCGAGGTAATCTATCCCAAGGAGGTTCCCAAGGTTGGGGGCCACGAGTACAGAGTTGAGGAAATGATAACATCCAGCGGTGGCTCCGGAACATTGCAGGATATGGATAGCGAATTCGAGACCTCCTGTGACTACCTTGACGCAAAGATAAAGGTCAACGGCTCGTGGAGGGAGGGCATAGTTGTCAAGTGCAACTTCAAAACGGACTACCCCGGCCAGGTCACCGTCGTCGGAACCGTTGCGGAGGACTCAGCGAGGGGCAACCTGATACTTCCGGAAGATGCGGAGGCCGTTGAGGATAGCTACTCCTCATTCAAGTTCACCATGACCGGCTCTAAGAACCTGACCTTCGCCCTCCTCGGAAGTTATGACAAGGAATGGATTTCAACCAACGTCTACTTCAGGGCCTACGCCCACTACGAGGAGGAAAAAACACGGACTGAAACCAGTAGTCAGAAGTCTCCGACGAGCACGGAAACGGGAGGAGCCAACAAAGAAAAGTCAGATAAGGGGTCCGGTGGCATATGCGGTCCTGGGGTTTTTGCCCTGCTCGCTTTGCTACCCATTATTGCCCTGAGGCGCCGGCTTTAG
- a CDS encoding tRNA (adenine-N1)-methyltransferase produces the protein MIREGDKVLLIDRRGKRYLVTVSEREFHTDLGILKLGELVGKEYGETIISHRNEEFRVLKPDINDIIAKMKRGPQIVHPKDAGIILAYAGISPGDTVIEAGVGSGALTIFLANAVGPNGRVISYERREDFARIAQKNIELAGLSDRVTIKLKNIYEGIDEEYADHIVLDLPQPENVLPHAVEVLRPGGYFVAYTPCTNQVHRFFQAFQEYREHFYKPRVVEVLVREQEVKKECMRPKTTMLAHTGYITFIRKL, from the coding sequence TTGATCAGGGAAGGGGATAAGGTTCTGCTCATCGATAGGAGGGGCAAGCGCTACCTGGTGACGGTATCGGAGAGGGAGTTCCACACAGATCTGGGAATACTCAAGCTCGGCGAGCTCGTGGGGAAGGAGTACGGCGAGACGATAATCAGCCACCGAAACGAGGAGTTCAGGGTCCTCAAACCCGACATAAACGACATAATAGCCAAGATGAAGCGCGGACCGCAGATAGTCCACCCCAAGGACGCCGGCATAATCCTCGCCTACGCAGGGATCTCGCCCGGCGATACGGTGATAGAGGCGGGCGTCGGGAGCGGCGCGCTCACGATATTCCTCGCCAACGCCGTAGGGCCAAACGGAAGGGTTATCAGCTACGAACGCCGCGAGGACTTCGCGAGGATAGCCCAGAAGAACATCGAGCTGGCTGGACTCTCTGACAGGGTAACCATAAAGCTCAAGAACATCTACGAGGGCATAGATGAAGAGTACGCCGACCACATAGTCCTAGACCTGCCCCAGCCAGAGAACGTCCTCCCCCACGCGGTTGAGGTTCTCAGACCCGGCGGCTACTTCGTGGCCTACACCCCGTGCACGAACCAGGTCCACCGCTTCTTCCAGGCGTTTCAGGAGTACAGGGAGCACTTCTACAAACCGAGGGTCGTTGAGGTCCTCGTCAGGGAGCAGGAGGTAAAGAAGGAGTGCATGAGGCCGAAGACGACCATGCTGGCCCATACGGGATACATAACCTTCATCAGGAAGCTGTGA